In Actinomadura citrea, a single window of DNA contains:
- a CDS encoding amino acid adenylation domain-containing protein, translated as MSARGPAVDRLLPLAGLPALDVPAAQAERARELAARLGMLRERDVDLAGPVIARVERIAAERDRPAVADEHRTLSYAELAAEARRLAALLEDEGVRPGTVVGVGGGRCAGVIAAFLAIELVGALYVPADETWPAARVRDVLGQAGASVLITVDAQDRGAAGERGGRSSRDDAREVAPALLEGAAEAGCRVVGAARADGLAPWAGEPRLSALDQPRYVLFTSGSTGRPKGAVVEHQGMLNHLWAKIIDLELTGDDVVAFTAPLGFDISIWQMLCPLLLGGRVDVIGDEVGHDPVAFARAVDGQGITVVELVPTMVRHLLDDLAPGASPARDGGPRPLAGLRWMIATGEELPAELSRRWLETMPHARLLNAYGPTECSDDVTHHTVTAGDLDLLRLPIGTPVVNARLYVLRSEADGATAEGTWSACDVGETGELFVGGVVVGRGYLGDDERTREAFYRDPFGASPTGRLYRTGDAVRLLPPGAGGEDRPTLQYLGRVDRQVKIAGVRMELGEIEAVLQRHPAVRAAAVVVHEYPGR; from the coding sequence ATGAGTGCTCGCGGACCCGCCGTGGACCGGCTGCTCCCCCTGGCCGGGCTGCCCGCCCTGGACGTGCCCGCGGCGCAGGCGGAGCGCGCCCGCGAGCTGGCCGCGCGGCTCGGGATGCTCCGCGAGCGGGACGTCGACCTCGCCGGCCCGGTCATCGCGCGGGTGGAGCGGATCGCCGCCGAGCGCGACCGCCCCGCCGTCGCCGACGAGCACCGGACGCTCTCCTACGCCGAACTGGCCGCCGAGGCGCGCCGGCTCGCCGCGCTGCTGGAGGACGAGGGCGTCCGCCCCGGCACGGTCGTCGGGGTGGGCGGCGGCCGGTGCGCGGGCGTCATCGCCGCGTTCCTCGCGATCGAGCTGGTCGGCGCCCTGTACGTCCCGGCCGACGAGACCTGGCCCGCCGCCCGCGTCCGCGACGTCCTCGGCCAGGCGGGCGCGTCCGTGCTGATCACCGTTGACGCTCAGGACCGCGGAGCGGCCGGGGAGCGTGGTGGGCGGTCCTCCCGCGACGACGCGCGGGAGGTCGCGCCGGCCCTGCTGGAGGGGGCGGCGGAGGCGGGGTGCCGCGTCGTCGGCGCCGCGCGGGCGGACGGCCTCGCCCCGTGGGCGGGGGAGCCGCGCCTGAGCGCGCTCGACCAGCCCCGCTACGTGCTGTTCACCTCGGGGTCGACGGGCCGCCCCAAGGGCGCGGTCGTCGAGCACCAGGGCATGCTCAACCACCTCTGGGCGAAGATCATCGACCTGGAGCTGACCGGCGACGACGTGGTCGCGTTCACCGCCCCGCTGGGGTTCGACATCTCGATCTGGCAGATGCTCTGCCCGCTGCTGCTGGGCGGCCGGGTGGACGTGATCGGCGACGAGGTGGGCCACGACCCGGTCGCGTTCGCCCGCGCGGTGGACGGGCAGGGCATCACGGTCGTCGAGCTCGTCCCGACCATGGTCAGGCACCTGCTGGACGACCTGGCGCCCGGCGCCTCACCGGCCCGGGACGGCGGGCCCCGCCCGCTGGCGGGCCTGCGCTGGATGATCGCCACCGGCGAGGAGCTGCCGGCCGAGCTGTCCCGCCGCTGGCTGGAGACGATGCCGCACGCCCGGCTGCTGAACGCCTACGGCCCCACCGAGTGCTCCGACGACGTCACCCACCACACCGTGACGGCCGGTGACCTGGACCTTCTCCGCCTGCCGATCGGGACGCCGGTCGTCAACGCGCGCCTGTACGTGCTGCGGTCGGAGGCGGACGGCGCCACGGCCGAGGGCACCTGGTCGGCGTGCGACGTCGGCGAGACCGGGGAGCTGTTCGTCGGCGGCGTGGTGGTCGGCCGCGGCTACCTCGGCGACGACGAGCGGACCCGCGAGGCGTTCTACCGGGACCCCTTCGGCGCGTCCCCGACCGGGCGCCTCTACCGGACGGGCGACGCGGTGCGGCTGCTGCCGCCCGGCGCGGGCGGCGAGGACCGTCCCACCCTCCAGTACCTGGGGCGCGTCGACCGCCAGGTCAAGATCGCCGGAGTGCGGATGGAACTGGGCGAGATCGAGGCGGTGCTGCAGCGCCACCCGGCGGTGCGGGCCGCCGCGGTCGTGGTGCACGAGTACCCGGGCAGGTAG
- the sbnA gene encoding 2,3-diaminopropionate biosynthesis protein SbnA, whose product MPIITSPQEFNVDDLYVDLRHVIERPLYLKCEGFNFAGSVKLKAAAAMVEAAERDGALTPDSIIVESSSGNLGIALSLIAASRGLRFVCVTDPRCNPASMRVMRALGAEVRVVSDRDANGGYLGGRIDYVRNLCASGGGYVWLNQYANRNNWLAHYRGTAPAIDREFPDLEVLFVGAGTTGTLMGCARYFREHRRPVTIVAVDAVGSVTFGGLPERRMVPGLGTSSKPALVDESFIDDVVHVPETDTIRTVHALASRGFLFGGSTGTVVSGASRWLEAKYPGEDPVAVAIAPDLGERYLDSLYEENWLREHFGDPAAILGD is encoded by the coding sequence GTGCCGATAATAACCTCGCCGCAGGAATTCAATGTCGACGACCTTTACGTCGATCTTCGGCATGTCATCGAACGCCCGCTATACCTCAAATGCGAGGGCTTCAACTTTGCCGGTTCGGTGAAACTGAAGGCGGCCGCGGCGATGGTCGAGGCGGCCGAGCGGGACGGCGCGCTCACCCCTGACTCGATCATCGTGGAGTCGTCGTCGGGCAACCTCGGGATCGCGCTCAGCCTGATCGCCGCGAGCCGCGGCCTGCGGTTCGTGTGCGTCACCGACCCGCGCTGCAACCCGGCGTCGATGCGGGTCATGCGGGCCCTCGGCGCGGAGGTGCGCGTGGTGTCCGACCGGGACGCCAACGGCGGCTACCTCGGCGGGCGCATCGACTACGTCCGGAACCTGTGCGCGTCCGGCGGCGGGTACGTGTGGCTGAACCAGTACGCCAACCGCAACAACTGGCTGGCGCACTACCGCGGGACCGCCCCGGCGATCGACCGCGAGTTCCCCGACCTGGAGGTCCTGTTCGTCGGCGCGGGGACGACGGGGACGCTGATGGGCTGCGCCCGCTACTTCCGCGAGCACCGCCGGCCCGTCACGATCGTGGCGGTGGACGCGGTCGGCTCGGTGACCTTCGGCGGCCTCCCCGAGCGCCGGATGGTCCCGGGCCTCGGCACCAGCAGCAAGCCGGCGCTGGTGGACGAGTCGTTCATCGACGACGTGGTGCACGTCCCCGAGACCGACACGATCCGGACCGTGCACGCGCTGGCCTCGCGCGGGTTCCTGTTCGGCGGCTCCACCGGCACCGTGGTGTCGGGCGCCTCCCGCTGGCTGGAGGCCAAGTACCCCGGCGAGGACCCCGTGGCCGTCGCCATCGCCCCCGACCTCGGCGAACGCTACCTCGATTCCCTCTACGAGGAGAACTGGCTGCGCGAACACTTCGGCGACCCGGCCGCTATCCTCGGCGACTGA
- the sbnB gene encoding 2,3-diaminopropionate biosynthesis protein SbnB: MTQAPTFAVVSGAQVHEAVAGREAEVTRMVEAAYRLHGEGLTVNPDSYFLRFPDRPSDRIIALPASVKGGVGVHGIKWISSFPGNVASGVPRASAVLILNDAETGYPFACLESSIISAARTAASAALAAAALADRRGGRPRRIGFVGVGLIARYIHTYLAGNGFTFDELGVHDLSREHAEGFQGYLERTEKGAITIHDSAESLIRSSDLVVFATVAGEPHVTDPGWFAHNPLVLHVSLRDLSPEIILSSYNVVDDVEHCLKANTSPHLAEQRVGHRDFVAGTLYDVLSGTTAPPADKPVVFSPFGLGVLDLAVAKYVYDRVASSGALNTVPGFFHEMKRYG, encoded by the coding sequence ATGACGCAGGCCCCAACGTTCGCCGTGGTCTCCGGCGCCCAGGTCCACGAGGCGGTCGCCGGGCGCGAGGCGGAGGTCACCCGGATGGTCGAGGCGGCCTACCGGCTGCACGGCGAGGGCCTGACGGTCAACCCCGACTCCTACTTCCTGCGCTTCCCCGACCGCCCGTCCGACCGGATCATCGCCCTGCCCGCCTCGGTCAAGGGCGGCGTCGGCGTGCACGGCATCAAGTGGATCTCCAGCTTCCCGGGCAACGTGGCGAGCGGCGTCCCGCGCGCGTCGGCCGTGCTGATCCTCAACGACGCCGAGACGGGCTACCCGTTCGCGTGCCTGGAGAGCTCCATCATCTCCGCCGCCCGCACCGCCGCGTCCGCCGCGCTGGCCGCCGCGGCCCTCGCCGACCGCCGCGGCGGGCGCCCCCGCCGGATCGGCTTCGTGGGCGTCGGCCTCATCGCCCGCTACATCCACACCTACCTGGCGGGCAACGGCTTCACCTTCGACGAGCTCGGCGTCCACGACCTGTCACGCGAGCACGCCGAGGGCTTCCAGGGCTACCTGGAGCGCACCGAGAAGGGCGCGATCACGATCCACGACTCGGCCGAGTCGCTGATCCGCTCGTCCGACCTGGTCGTCTTCGCGACCGTCGCGGGCGAACCGCACGTCACCGACCCGGGCTGGTTCGCGCACAACCCCCTCGTCCTGCACGTGTCGCTGCGCGACCTCTCCCCCGAGATCATCCTGTCGTCGTACAACGTCGTGGACGACGTCGAGCACTGCCTGAAGGCCAACACGTCCCCGCACCTGGCCGAGCAGCGGGTCGGCCACCGCGACTTCGTCGCCGGGACCCTGTACGACGTCCTGTCGGGCACGACGGCCCCGCCCGCCGACAAGCCGGTCGTCTTCTCGCCGTTCGGCCTCGGCGTCCTGGACCTGGCCGTGGCGAAGTACGTCTACGACCGGGTCGCGTCGTCGGGCGCGCTGAACACCGTCCCCGGCTTCTTCCACGAGATGAAGCGCTACGGCTGA
- a CDS encoding NAD(P)H-binding protein, which yields MIVITAPTGNIGHQVVDHVLAAGEPVRVIARDPARLPADVRERVEVVQGSHGDARVVAQAFDGADAVFWLLPSDPRAADVDESFVGFTRPAAEAMRGLGVERVVDVSALGRGTPQAGRAGHVTASLAMDDLIAGTGVAFRALTAAGFMDNVLRQLRTIKEQGLFFDVIPPDRELRVVATRDIAAVAARLLLDTTWTGQEEIPLLGPENLSYNDIAAVISDVLGTSVQYEQIPAQALTERLTARGMSGAMVQSMLDMLAAKESGLDDAIVRTPRHVIDTPTTFRQWCEEVLKPAVHATGRQP from the coding sequence ATGATCGTCATTACCGCCCCCACCGGGAACATCGGGCATCAGGTCGTCGACCACGTGCTCGCGGCCGGCGAGCCGGTCCGCGTCATCGCGCGCGATCCGGCGAGGCTGCCCGCCGACGTGCGGGAACGTGTCGAGGTCGTCCAAGGGTCGCACGGCGACGCCCGGGTCGTCGCCCAGGCCTTCGACGGAGCCGACGCCGTGTTCTGGCTGCTGCCCTCCGATCCCCGCGCCGCCGACGTGGACGAGTCGTTCGTGGGCTTCACCAGGCCGGCGGCGGAGGCGATGCGCGGCCTCGGGGTCGAGCGCGTCGTGGACGTCAGTGCCCTCGGCCGCGGCACCCCCCAGGCGGGCAGGGCCGGGCACGTGACCGCGTCGCTGGCCATGGACGACCTGATCGCCGGCACCGGGGTCGCCTTTCGCGCGCTGACCGCGGCCGGTTTCATGGACAACGTGCTCCGGCAGCTCCGGACGATCAAGGAGCAGGGCCTGTTCTTCGACGTGATCCCTCCGGACCGCGAGCTGCGCGTCGTCGCCACGCGGGACATCGCGGCCGTCGCCGCCCGCCTGCTGCTCGACACCACGTGGACCGGCCAGGAAGAGATCCCCCTGCTGGGCCCCGAGAACCTGTCCTACAACGACATCGCCGCCGTCATCTCCGACGTTCTCGGGACCTCGGTCCAGTACGAGCAGATCCCCGCCCAGGCCCTCACGGAGCGGCTCACCGCCCGAGGCATGTCCGGCGCCATGGTCCAGAGCATGCTCGACATGCTGGCGGCCAAGGAGAGCGGCCTGGACGACGCGATCGTCCGCACACCCCGGCACGTGATCGACACTCCGACCACCTTCCGGCAGTGGTGCGAGGAAGTCCTCAAGCCCGCGGTGCACGCGACCGGGCGTCAGCCGTAG
- a CDS encoding TetR/AcrR family transcriptional regulator codes for MSAAGASPTRGRQRRGEELRRHILLVAKDVFLETGYERASMDTVATRAGTSKRSLYAHFESKDKLFLAVMDWVRELYLGRLKTPDAYAEDPAEAVTLFCGRFLQLMAWEPQVRTCRLCIAEAERLPGSSSAYFDAIFASTQERLTGYLAEHHVLDAAALAEDLLARTVLPRLFRTLLNVEGPSRDEPGEEALPAAVDLPAIRRLVSAALQGG; via the coding sequence ATGAGTGCAGCAGGCGCATCCCCCACGCGGGGCCGGCAGCGACGCGGTGAGGAGCTGCGGCGCCACATCCTGCTGGTGGCCAAGGACGTGTTCCTGGAGACCGGCTACGAACGGGCGTCGATGGACACCGTCGCCACGCGCGCCGGGACGTCCAAGCGGTCGCTGTACGCGCATTTCGAGAGCAAGGACAAGCTGTTCCTCGCCGTCATGGACTGGGTCCGCGAGCTGTATCTGGGCAGGCTGAAGACCCCGGACGCGTACGCCGAAGACCCGGCTGAGGCGGTCACGCTGTTCTGCGGGCGCTTCCTGCAGCTGATGGCGTGGGAACCCCAGGTGCGGACCTGCCGGCTCTGCATCGCCGAAGCCGAGCGCCTGCCCGGCAGTTCGAGCGCGTACTTCGACGCCATCTTCGCCAGCACCCAGGAGCGCCTCACCGGCTACCTGGCCGAGCACCACGTCCTGGACGCCGCGGCCCTCGCCGAGGACCTGCTCGCCCGGACGGTGCTCCCCCGCCTGTTCCGCACGCTCCTCAACGTCGAAGGCCCGAGCAGGGACGAGCCCGGCGAGGAGGCCCTGCCCGCAGCCGTGGACCTTCCCGCGATCCGCCGCCTGGTGTCGGCGGCCCTGCAGGGAGGTTAG